A genomic segment from Fibrobacter sp. encodes:
- a CDS encoding BamA/TamA family outer membrane protein, protein MKPIRIILLFILLVLSRSADTQAKSRRWKVREISFTGNSTFSNREISDLMELKAKWPLFNDNFSEFRLRSDLSAIEDFYRSQGFLNVDVRAVEISRDESSRRVRINIGINEGERTLIGSVQIVLPQLSLDSTLYRQIWSRPDKPFIRQMVEDDATLLERRIAEKGYLEANTNTEIIVDSASHTAVIRFNIKKGPKISVGDIHIEGVEKINPLVITRELQFKSGEVLTLGRLRKSEMQLYRTNLFSLINIEPELGVLDTSDVSFLPDSAYPIRVRVNEADFFRAEIGAGYGSLEGFRGSLRASYGNLFRVGHRLAFKGNLSRRVQFAELVYTMPWFLSLPWQFDGSVYFNRFDDEENTYFGVFRGINLAAGRESDFGLAFRIWLNWEAVEILPEENTQSVGLDLIYDTRNDLIDPVRGGLNLFQLEIAGLTGFRSSQFLKVINDSRIFWNIRNLRFASGLKLGYARPFGATETVPTQERFFAGGPRSVRGFQEGHIRENPDGSSKSGTLQLIANIIDFRFPLFWWFQGALFLDAGYVWEENEILNTPFSELMGQVRWGAGFGLRLNTPIAVIRLDAGFKINRRSEERPYELHLDIGQAF, encoded by the coding sequence ATGAAGCCGATCAGAATTATTCTGCTGTTTATTCTTCTGGTTCTTTCCAGATCTGCTGATACTCAGGCTAAGAGCAGAAGATGGAAGGTAAGGGAGATCAGTTTTACCGGAAACAGCACTTTCAGCAACAGAGAAATCTCAGATCTGATGGAGTTAAAAGCAAAGTGGCCCCTTTTCAATGATAACTTTTCCGAATTCCGTCTACGTTCTGATCTTTCAGCCATAGAGGACTTTTATCGTTCTCAGGGTTTTTTAAATGTTGATGTTAGAGCAGTGGAAATCAGTCGTGATGAATCTTCAAGGCGGGTAAGAATCAATATTGGAATCAATGAGGGTGAACGGACTTTGATTGGTTCTGTTCAGATCGTGCTTCCTCAGTTATCTCTGGATTCCACACTGTATCGCCAAATCTGGAGCAGACCAGACAAGCCTTTTATCAGGCAGATGGTTGAGGATGATGCAACTCTACTGGAGAGAAGGATTGCTGAGAAAGGCTATCTTGAAGCAAATACAAATACAGAAATAATTGTGGATTCTGCCTCTCATACTGCTGTTATAAGGTTTAATATCAAAAAAGGACCAAAAATTTCGGTTGGAGATATCCATATAGAGGGTGTTGAAAAGATTAACCCATTGGTAATTACCAGAGAACTGCAGTTTAAAAGTGGAGAAGTACTGACTCTGGGAAGGCTGAGGAAGTCAGAGATGCAACTCTACAGGACAAACCTGTTCAGCCTGATAAACATCGAACCGGAGTTGGGAGTGCTGGATACCTCAGATGTATCATTTCTTCCGGACTCAGCTTACCCCATCAGAGTGCGGGTTAATGAGGCAGATTTTTTTCGGGCAGAGATTGGAGCGGGATATGGCTCTCTTGAGGGATTCAGGGGATCATTGAGAGCTTCCTATGGCAATCTTTTCAGAGTGGGGCATAGATTAGCTTTTAAAGGCAATCTTTCCCGGAGAGTGCAGTTTGCAGAGCTGGTCTATACCATGCCCTGGTTTTTAAGTTTACCATGGCAATTTGATGGTTCGGTTTACTTTAACCGGTTCGATGATGAGGAGAATACATATTTTGGGGTTTTCAGGGGAATAAATCTGGCTGCAGGCCGGGAATCTGATTTCGGCCTGGCTTTCCGGATCTGGCTGAATTGGGAAGCTGTCGAGATACTGCCGGAGGAGAATACACAGAGTGTGGGTCTGGATTTAATCTATGATACCAGAAACGACCTGATTGATCCGGTCCGGGGGGGACTAAACCTGTTTCAGCTTGAAATTGCAGGGTTGACCGGATTCAGATCGAGCCAGTTTCTCAAGGTGATTAATGATAGTCGTATTTTCTGGAATATCAGAAACTTACGCTTTGCCTCAGGGTTGAAGCTTGGTTATGCCAGACCATTTGGAGCCACAGAAACAGTTCCCACTCAGGAACGGTTTTTCGCAGGAGGGCCTCGATCTGTCAGGGGATTTCAGGAGGGACATATCAGGGAGAATCCTGATGGCAGTTCAAAGAGCGGTACTTTGCAGTTGATTGCAAACATTATTGATTTCCGTTTTCCTCTTTTCTGGTGGTTTCAGGGGGCTCTTTTCCTTGATGCAGGGTATGTGTGGGAAGAGAATGAAATCTTAAATACTCCTTTTTCTGAATTGATGGGCCAGGTCAGATGGGGGGCGGGTTTCGGCTTGCGTCTGAATACTCCTATTGCGGTTATCCGTTTGGATGCGGGTTTTAAGATCAACAGACGGTCGGAAGAGAGGCCCTATGAACTGCATCTGGATATAGGACAGGCGTTTTGA